A portion of the Lolium rigidum isolate FL_2022 chromosome 1, APGP_CSIRO_Lrig_0.1, whole genome shotgun sequence genome contains these proteins:
- the LOC124665801 gene encoding translation initiation factor IF-2-like — MEEDPLIPLVHVWNNAAFDDSSSSSASAWHAHATPARLAAARPDKENRRPERHDLDVDAEIEHIEAEILRLSSRLHHLRVSRGLDGPRDPAPKAQAQQRPRARGLSLGPLDVAPASAAANPNPENQPPPLAAPQRLKPAAKQQAPAAARGSRGLSLGPLDIAAANPTTKLPAARQQGPVPVPATRVLKPIKEPPVQRRRGVSLGPMEIQHGITGKPTPATARAKPFPSKLNAIREEGGQSSRQSAVPAKLWPSSNARQPQGGAAAAAAPSRAKARSSSMSPRSRRQSVARLTANTRPFGATKAADELTPKGGATNPISGASTCRRPSGSSKVRVVPSRYSLMPGASAGTQERRRKDSLPGSLPAAADSTQKQETRATATTTEPLDDDMSPESLDKVAELLPRIRTMPPPDETPRDSGCAKRAADLVGKRSFFTAAAGDGGSISSYQARVLEAEEPEEAALAEEALGNEEQCMVLSSPSS, encoded by the coding sequence atggaggaggACCCGCTGATCCCGCTGGTGCACGTGTGGAACAACGCCGCCTTcgacgactcctcctcctcctccgcctccgcctggcACGCGCACGCCACCCccgcccgcctcgccgccgccaggccCGACAAGGAGAACCGCCGCCCCGAGCGCCACGACCTCGACGTCGACGCCGAGATCGAGCACATCGAGGCCGAGATCCTGCGCCTCTCCTcccgcctccaccacctccgcgtCTCCAGGGGGCTCGACGGCCCGCGGGACCCCGCCCCGAAGGCTCAGGCTCAGCAGCGCCCGCGGGCGAGGGGGCTCAGCCTCGGGCCCCTCGACGTcgcccccgcctccgccgccgcaaaCCCTAACCCCGAGAACCAGCCGCCGCCTCTCGCCGCCCCCCAGAGGCTGAAGCCCGCCGCCAAGCAGCAGGCccccgcggcggcgcgcggcagcAGGGGGCTCAGCCTCGGCCCGCTCGACATCGCCGCCGCAAACCCAACCACCAAGCTCCCCGCCGCGCGCCAACAGGGCCCCGTCCCCGTCCCCGCCACCCGCGTCCTCAAGCCCATCAAGGAACCCCCCGTGCAGCGCCGCAGGGGCGTCAGCCTGGGCCCGATGGAGATCCAGCACGGCATCACCGGCAAGCCCACCCCCGCAACGGCTCGAGCCAAGCCGTTCCCCAGCAAGCTCAACGCGATCCGAGAAGAGGGCGGCCAGTCGTCCAGGCAGTCTGCGGTGCCCGCCAAGCTGTGGCCGTCGAGCAACGCCAGGCAGCCGcagggcggagcggcggcggcggcggcgccgagcaGGGCCAAGGCCAGGAGCTCCAGCATGAGCCCCAGGTCGAGGCGGCAGTCCGTCGCCAGGCTCACCGCCAACACGAGGCCGTTTGGGGCTACCAAGGCTGCCGACGAGCTCACGCCCAAGGGCGGCGCGACGAACCCCATCAGCGGCGCGTCCACCTGCAGGAGGCCGTCGGGGAGCTCCAAGGTCAGGGTCGTCCCCAGCCGCTACAGCCTCATGCCCGGCGCTTCAGCTGGAACACAGGAGCGGCGCCGCAAGGACTCGCTCCCGGGAtcactgccggcggcggcggactcaACCCAGAAACAGGAAACCAGAGCAACGGCTACCACCACGGAGCCTCTGGACGACGACATGTCACCTGAATCACTAGACAAGGTTGCCGAATTGCTGCCAAGGATCAGGACCATGCCGCCTCCCGACGAGACGCCTCGCGACTCGGGGTGCGCGAAGCGGGCCGCCGATCTGGTCGGCAAGCGGTCTTTCTTCacggctgcggcgggcgacggcggttcCATCTCGTCCTACCAGGCCCGTGTCCTCGAAGCCGAAGAACCGGAGGAGGCAGCATTGGCAGAGGAAGCTTTGGGCAACGAGGAGCAGTGCATGGTTTTGTCCAGCCCTTCTTCATGA
- the LOC124684692 gene encoding uncharacterized protein LOC124684692 — translation MVAEMGEAPAATVEAGGGHGEAVKVLQSLASSSLACSVPQLPTKWNAVKDKLQQLCSGLNLLRNDGDGEEEREEHHVLVQFLQSASATVSSILAVALQCGDGTYKGGRLRLRSDMDSLSAKLDAHVRQLKEMASSSSGAPAPSQAIVAVRPGADAGVGEKRFFLKDLFSRIRVGGPVQRAQALSTIGELMSEDEACVRVVALDIDDGVAMLAGFLESQDPRIQEEAAGAVAVVASSDSYRGMLVKAGVVAPLVQLLENAAAVATARARESAAQALRELTENSDNVWAVCAHGGVTTLLRAVADAGSGGRLLVSSFAVLRNLSRVEEVKVFMVEQGVVTELVKLSQKMEEVRKLGAVELLHSMALDDADVREEAIGMGVIQSLLQLIYPDLPYSYKAREVALAAIWFFCFSSASSIDDLTSSDVLGWLLFYLNNGDYAVLECTLKILRHLSEVSEEYSRMMGRAGYFSALASLLGAKSFRVREMAAQVLSSLLSNHPNRVIFIQDGENLDRLLQLLDPSEGKLMAKGLILSAIVSLAETTSGRKKIVSSEHFSTLKELADSGDYDAKKVVKKIANNRLQSMFSKIWSA, via the coding sequence ATGGTTGCCGAGATGGGAGAAGCACCAGCAGCAACGGTGGAGGCAGGAGGCGGCCATGGCGAGGCAGTGAAGGTGCTCCAGTCGCTGGCATCGTCTTCCCTGGCCTGCTCCGTCCCACAGCTCCCGACCAAGTGGAACGCCGTCAAGGACAAGCTCCAGCAGCTCTGCTCCGGCCTGAATTTGCTGCGCaatgacggcgacggcgaggaggagagggAAGAGCACCATGTGCTGGTTCAGTTTCTGCAATCTGCCTCTGCCACCGTGAGCAGCATCCTGGCCGTTGCCTTGCAGTGCGGCGACGGCACGTACAAGGGCGGGAGGCTCCGTCTGAGGAGCGACATGGACAGCCTGAGCGCCAAGCTGGACGCccacgtgaggcagctcaaggagatggcatcctcctcctctggcgCGCCGGCGCCGTCGCAGGCCATCGTCGCGGTGAGGCCCGGCGCCGACGCTGGCGTGGGCGAGAAGAGGTTCTTCCTCAAGGACCTCTTCTCCAGGATCAGGGTCGGCGGCCCCGTGCAGCGAGCCCAGGCGCTGTCCACCATCGGCGAGCTCATGTCCGAAGACGAGGCATGCGTGCGCGTCGTCGCTCTCGACATCGACGACGGCGTCGCCATGCTCGCCGGCTTCCTCGAGTCCCAAGACCCACGCATCCAGGAAGAAGCCGCCGGCGCCGTAGCCGTTGTCGCGAGCTCAGACTCATACAGAGGAATGCTGGTCAAGGCAGGCGTGGTCGCGCCGCTCGTGCAGCTGCTGGAGAACGCGGCCGCGGTCGCCACCGCGCGCGCCAGGGAGAGCGCGGCGCAGGCGCTGCGCGAGCTGACGGAGAACTCGGACAACGTGTGGGCCGTGTGCGCGCACGGCGGCGTCACCACGCTGCTGCGCGCCGTGGCCGAcgccggcagcggcggcaggcTGCTCGTCTCGTCCTTCGCGGTGCTCAGGAACCTGAGCAGGGTGGAGGAGGTGAAGGTGTTCATGGTGGAGCAAGGCGTGGTCACCGAGCTGGTGAAGCTCTCGCAGAAGATGGAGGAGGTCCGGAAGCTCGGCGCCGTCGAGCTGCTCCACTCCATGGCCCTCGACGACGCCGACGTCCGGGAGGAGGCGATCGGCATGGGGGTGATCCAGTCGCTGCTCCAGCTGATATACCCTGACCTGCCTTACTCTTACAAGGCCAGGGAGGTCGCCCTCGCCGCCATCTGGTTCTTCTGCTTCTCTTCTGCCAGCTCCATTGACGACCTCACCAGCTCAGACGTCCTCGGGTGGCTCCTCTTCTACCTCAACAATGGCGACTACGCCGTCCTCGAGTGCACATTAAAGATTCTGAGGCATCTCTCCGAGGTTTCTGAAGAATACAGCAGGATGATGGGCAGAGCAGGGTATTTCAGTGCCCTGGCAAGCTTGCTCGGCGCGAAATCTTTCCGGGTTCGCGAGATGGCGGCGCAGGTGCTCTCCAGCCTGCTGTCGAACCATCCGAACCGCGTCATCTTCATCCAGGACGGCGAGAATCTGGACAGGCTGCTGCAGCTGCTCGATCCTTCCGAGGGCAAGCTGATGGCGAAGGGCCTGATCCTGTCCGCTATCGTGTCCTTGGCAGAGACCACCAGCGGGAGGAAGAAGATCGTGTCGTCGGAGCATTTCAGTACCCTGAAAGAGCTGGCCGATTCCGGGGACTATGATGCGAAGAAGGTCGTCAAGAAGATTGCCAATAACAGACTGCAGTCAATGTTCAGCAAGATATGGAGTGCTTAA